CCAGCAGCATCAGGTCGGGCTTGATCTTCTCCAGTTCGCGGCGCGCCTGTTCCCAGAAATCCGTAGGCACTTCGCCGGCGACATCGCAGCGGAAGCCGTCGAGGTCGAATTCGCGCAGCCAATAGGCCAGCATCTCGGTCATATACTGTCGCAGCTTCGCATTCTCGTAGTTCAACGCCGCCACGTCCGTCCAATCATAGGGCGAGAGAATCTTGCCCGACTGGTCGCGGCGGTAAAACTCCGGCGTCTTCATCATCACCGAATCCCACGACGTATGATTGGCGACAATATCGATGATGACCTTCAAGCCGCGCCGGTGGCTTTCAGCGACCAGCCGCTTGAGATCGTCTCTGGTGCCATAGGCGGGATTGATCGAATAGTAATCGCGCACCGCGTAGGGGCTGCCGATGCTGCCCTTCTTTTTCTCCTCGCCGGTGATGTGAATGGGCATCAGCCAGAGGATGGTCACGCCCAGTTCTTTCAAGCGGTCGAGCTGCGCGGTGACGCCATTGAAGTTGCCTTGAGACGAAAAGTTGCGCGGGAAGATTTCGTAGATGACGCCATCACGCACCCAGTCGCGCGACGTGCGGGCCGCTTCGCGCGCTACGTCACGTTGCGCCAGCGCCGCGGGCGTCGAAGCGATCAACAGCAGAATGGCGGCGGTGAACGAACAGGCGAATGAGCGGAGCGGTTTGCGCATGGAGCCTCCGTTTGCGGTCAACCAGCCGGGCGGCGCGGGTTACTTCTCATCCACCAGCCCCGGACTCGGCACCGGCTGCGCGGATTCCGGCACGCTCAATGGCTCGTGGGCGTCGGCTTCAATGATCAACGATTCCGGCACGGCGTGATCGGCAACGTCTTTCACGCGAGTCACCAGCAAGGCGGCCAGCAACAGGCTGCAACCGCCGACGAAGACCATATAGAGCGGGCTATTCGGATTGCCTTCGCCGAAGACGTGACGGATGATCCAGCCAAACGTGAGCGCCTGAAAAATCTCGGGCAGGACGATGAAGAAGTTGAAGACGCCCATGTAGACGCCCATGCGCGCAGCCGGCAGCGCGCCCGACAGGATCGCGTACGGCATGGAGAGGATCGAAGCCCAGGCGATGCCGACGCCGATCATCGAGCCGATCAACAGGTATTTGTTCTGAATGACGAAGACCGACAGCAGGCCGGCGCTGCCGCAGATCAAACAAAGTGCGTGCGTCAGCTTGCGGCTCAGTTTGCTGGCCAGCCACGGCAACGCGAAGGCGATGGCGAAACAGGTGATCGAATAAAACGAGAAGGTGAAGTTGCCCCACTCAACGCCCTGCGTGTAGAGGTCGGATTTCGGGTCGGTCGCGCCGAAGACGCGCCGCGCCACTGCCGGCACATAGAACAGCCACATGCAGAACAGCCCCAGCCATGTGAAGAGCTGCACGACGGCGAGCTGCTTCATGGTCTGCGGCATGTCGCGGATGGCTTCCATGATTTCGTTGAAGCCGGCGGCGATGCCCTTCTTTTCATGCTTGTGGCGCTCGAACGCTTCGAGGTCTTCGGGCGGGTACTCTTTCGAGGTGACGACGGTGTAGATGACGGCGATGAGAAAGGCGACCGCCCCGAGCTGAAAGGCATACTTCACCGTCAGCGGAATGCCGCTCGCCGTCGAAGCGGTGACGCCATACTTCGCAAACAGCAGCGGCAGCCAGCCGGCAAAGGTCGCGCCCAGGCCGATGAAGAAGCTCTGCATGACGAAGCCGGCGGTGCGCTGCGCCGTGTTCAGCTTGTCGGCGACGAAAGCGCGAAACGGCTCCATGCTGATGTTGATGCTGGCGTCCAAAATCCAGAGCAGCCCGGCGGCCATCCACAGCGACGATGAAGTCGGCATGATGAACAGCGCGACGCTCGCCAGAATCGCGCCGGCCAAAAAGTAGGGGCGGCGGCGGCCCATCCGGTTCCATGTGCGGTCGCTCATCGAGCCGATGATCGGCTGCACGATCAGCCCCGTGAGCGGCGCGGCCAGCCAGAGAATCGGGATGTCTTCGGGCTTAGCGCCGAGCCGTTCGTAGATGGCGCTCATATTGCCGAGCTGCAAGGCCCAGCCGAACTGTATGCCGAGAAAGCCGAAGCTCATGTTCCAGATTTGCCAGAAGCTCAGTCGCGGTTTGTTCATACCCAGTGTGGCTCCTTTCGCGCGCCGCTGCTTTTCACTTCATCGTAATCACGCTTGCCGAGCGCGCCGGCAACACGACGCGCAGCATCGTTCCCTGCAAGCGAATCTCGCGCGCCGCATCCAGGCGGTCAACCATAGAGACGCCGGGTCGCACTTTAATTGGCGTCGTGTCGAGCTCGACGGTCTTTTCCTGTTTACCGTTGTTGATGACGACGATCACCGCTTCGGTCGTGGTCACGCGCGCAAACGCATACGAGCTGTCGTCTACGCCGAGCGTCAGCAGCTTGCCGTGCCGCAAGGGCGCAAGCTCGCGGCGCAAGGCGATGAGGCGGCGCAGGTGGTCGAAGACCTGGCGCTCGTCTTTTGTGCGGCCTTCATTGGTGAAAGCGTTGTGATGGTCGCCCGGCCAGCCGCCGGGAAAGTCGCGGCGATTGTCCGGATCATTGCCGCCCGCCAGCGCCACTTCGTCGCCGTAGTAGATCAGCGGGATGCCGCGCGTCGTCATCAAGTAGGTCTGCGCCAACATCAAGCCTTCGCGTGTCGCGCCCTTCTCACCCATAAAGCGCGCCACGTCATGCAGGCCGAGAAACGGCACCAGCAGATCGGCGTTCGCATAAAGGTGATCGTGTGCCAGCACTTCGGCAAGTTTTATCATCGCTTGATTGCGGATGAAGACATCGCGAATCGCATAGAACACGGGGAAGTCGAATTCGGTATCGATGCCCGAATCTACGCCGTCCCATTGCTTGCGGCCGCCTTGAAAGAAAGCCACCTGCGCCGGGTCGCCGTCAAAGGTTTCGCCGATGACGTTCATGCGCGGATACTCGCGCTTGATGGCCGCCATCCAGTCGCGCCAGAAATCGCGCGGCACATACGGCAGCGTGTCCTGGCGAATCGCATCCAGGCCGCTGACGCCCGCCCACCAGAGCGTATTCTGAATCAGGTAGCGGCGCGCCTCCGGGTCATTCTGGTTCAGGTCGGGCAGGATGTTGATGAACCAGCCATCGAGCACGGCTCGCGTGACGTTCGGCGTGGCGTGCGGGTCTTTGAGCGCCCAGGTCTGCCAGGTCTCGTCGATGTGACGGTCTTCGGTGCCGTTGTACCAGGTCGGCGTCGGCGTGTCTTTGACCCACGGGTGATAAGGGCCCGTGTGATTGGCGACTTGATCCTGAACGACCTTGATGCCGAGGGCGTGGGCTTTATCCACCAGCTCTTTTAATGTCGCCAGGTCGCCGAGATGCTCGTCAACGCCGTAGAAATCAATAGCGCCATAGCCGTGGTAACCGGTCGTCGTCTGCCCGTCATAGACCTCTTTTTCGTCGGGCCGGTCGGTGTTGTCGTACCACGGGTTGAGCCAGAGCGCGGTGACGCCAAGCTCTTTCAAGTAAGGCAGGCGGTTGATGAGGCCGCGCAGGTCGCCGCCGTGATAAGAGCGGCCTTTGCCACGATCAAACAAGCCTTTCGATTTCGGCGGGTCGTCGTTCGACGGATCGCCGTTGCTGAAGCGGTCGGGCATGATCAGGTACAGCACATCGTCTGCCGTCAGCCCTTGAAAGCGCCCCTGCCTGGCGAGCGGCACGAGCAGCTCAAACGGCGCGTCGCTGCTTCCTGTCGGCGTCGTGATCCGCAGACGCCGCGCCCCCGGTTGAGCGGTCGGCGCGATGCTGACATCAACGAACAGGTAGGTGCCGCGCTCGTTGACTTTGATGGGTCCGATGACGCGCAGGCCCGCGCCCTGCGCCGTGACGGTCGCGCCCGCAAGGTTGCGCCCGCGAATCATCACGCGCACAGGGTTGATCGAATGGCGCGGCCACCAGCCGGGCGGCTCGACCTTTAATACTTCAGGCGGGCCCTGCGCCAGCGCCGCCGAGCCCATCAAGAGCAGCGCCGCGATCAGACAGGCAGATTCAATAAACCGCTTCCCAGGTTTCATATTCGTCAGGCGAAACTAACTCGGTCTGTGATGAAAAGCGATGCTGAGTTCGCGCCAATCTTATCAGAGGATGACGATCAACGCGACTGCCGCGCGGGCGATAGGGTCTATTCATTCTCCGGACTTAAACCGCCAAGACGCCAAGGCCGCCAAGAGAACACAGAGCTTTTCTTGGCGGTCTTGGCGTCTTGGCGGTTCATCCCTCAATGGTTATTCGAGAATGAATAGGCCCTGCGCAAGGCTAGCGGCCTGCTTGCGTTTTCGCGCCGCGAGCAGGGACAATAGGGTTTCCCTTAACCGTTATGAAGCAATGGCTCACGACCATTTTGATCGGCGCACTGATGGTGTCTTGCGCCGTCGCTGTCCCGGCGCAGCAATCGCAACAGCCGGCGGCGGGCCGCTCTTACGCGGCGGGCGAGGTCAAGCCGCCGAAGGCCGCCGCGCCGGCCGCCGCTTCGCCGGTCACTTTCGACAACATCAGCGGCGCGGCGAACATTACCTTTAAACAGGCCGGCTCGCCGACCGCGATCAAGTATCTGCCGGAGTCAATGGGCGCGGGCATCGCTCTGCTCGATTACGACAACGATGGCCGCCTCGACATCTTTTTCACCAACGGCGCGCGGCTCGCGGAACCGATGCCCAGAGGCGGCAGCCCCGATAAGCGCGACCCGAAATACTGGGACCGGCTCTACCATCAGAAAGCCGACGGCACGTTTGAAGATATGACCGAGCGCGCCGGCCTGCGCGGCGAAGGCTACACGATGGGCGCCGCCGCCGCCGACTATGATAATGACGGCTGGGTTGATCTCTATGTCACGGCCTATGGCGCGAACAGGCTCTATCACAACAACCACGACGGCACGTTCACGGACGTAACCAAGAAGACGGGCACGGCCGGCAGCGGCTGGAGCACGAGCGCCGCGTGGGTGGATTATGACCGCGACGGCAGGCTCGACCTGTTCGTCGCGCGCTACCTGGATTGGGACTTCGAGCGCGGCGCGCTGGTCTGCGGTGACGCGCGACCGGAACTGCGCGCCTACTGCCACCCGGACAATTTCAAAGGCACGACTAACCTGCTGTTTCACCAGAAGCCCGACGGCAGCTTTGAAGAGGTGAGCCGAGCGGCGAAGATTGCTGACCCGGCGGGCAAGGCGCTCGGCGTCGCCATCGCCGACATAGATAATGATGGCTGGCCCGACATCATCGTCGCTAACGACAGCGTGCGCCAGTCGCTTTATCATAATCGCGGCGACGGGACGTTTACGGACATCGCGCTCGCGGCAGGCATCGGCTATGACGAAGACGGCAAGACGTTCGCCGGCATGGGCGTTGATGCGGCGGATTATGACGAAGACGGCTTTGTCGACATCTTCATCACGGCGCTGTCGAATCAGACCTATGCCATTTATCACAACCTCGGCGACCGCACGTTCAGCTATGACACTAACCTGAGCGGCGTCGGCCAGGCGACGCAGTTGTATTCCGGCTGGGGGACGCGCTTCGTTGATATAGATAATGATGGCTGGCGCGATCTCTTCGTCGCGCAGGGCCACGTCGTTGACACGATTGAAAGGACGAACTCTTATCTGAAATACAAACAGCCGCTGCTGCTGCTGCGAAACACCGGCAAGCAATTCGTTACGGTTTCGCCATCGGCGGGCGCAGTGTTTAATACGGCGCTGGCAGCGCGCGGCGCGGCGGTCGGTGACCTGAACAACGACGGCCAGCCCGACATCGTCGTCGGCGTGCTGAACGACGCGCCGGCGGTGCTACGCAACCGGGGTACGAAGAACCACTGGCTCGGGCTCGAACTGGTCGGCACGAAATCGAACCGCTCCGCAATCGGCGCGCGCGTCATTGTCACCGACATGGCGAATCGCAAGCGCCTCTTCGATGTCTCGACCGCCGGCAGTTATCTTTCAAGCAATGACCCGCGCATCATTGTCGGGTTGGGCGCGGCGATGGGGGTGCGCTCGGTTGAGATTCGCTGGCCGAGCCGGCAGGTGCAGACGATTGACAATCCGGCGGTTGACCGCTATCTCAGGATCAATGAGAAGTGAAAGGGTTTTAATGCATCAACGAAATCGCCCGCGCGCTTGCCGTGTCCGCGCCTTGGCCATCCTGGGGCTCGCCTTGACGGTGGCTCTGCCACAGGCATTTGTCGCGCAGACGCCGCAAAAACAGGAGAAGCAAGCGGGCGGCATGGGCGGCGTCACCACAGGCGAAGCCCGCACCTACGCGACGCGCCGCACCGTCGGCATCACGGACGCCAAAGCGCCCGTCGTTTTTGAAGACGTGACGGCGAAGACGGCGCTCGCTCGCTTCAAGCATCGCTCCGGAAGCGCCGAGAAGAACTACATTATCGATGCGGTATCGGGCGGCGTGGCCATCTTCGATTACGACAATGACGGCTTGCCGGACATTTACTTGCTCAACGGCTCGACCTTCGAGGCGCTGCGCGGCAAAGCGCCGGCCCCGCGCGCCGCGCTCTACCACAATCTCGGCAACTGGAAGTTTGAAGACGTGACGGACAAGGCCGGCGTTGCCAACGAGCGATGGGGGATGGGCGTGGCGGTCGGCGATTACGACAACGATGGCTGGCCGGATATGTATGTCGGCAACTTCGGCGTCTCGCGCCTCTATCACAATAACGGCAACGGCACCTTTACCGACGTTGCCGAGAAGCTCGGCGTGGCGCGCAAAGGCTGGAGCACCGGCGCGAGCTTTGGCGATTACGATGGCGATGGCCGGCTTGACCTGTTCGTTCCCGGCTATCTCGAATTCGACATCGACAATCTGCCGCCGAGTCCCGACGAAGTCGGCAAACCGAGCGGTGTGGCAAAGACCTTCTGCCAGTTCCGCGGCGTGCCGGTGATGTGCGGGCCGCGCGGCTTGAAAGGCGAGCCCGATACGCTCTATCACCAGAAAGCCGATGGCCGCTTTGAAGACGTCAGCCTGCGTGCCGGCGTCAATGACCCGGAGCGCTTCTATGGCTTCTCGTCGGCCTTCGCGCATATTAACGAAGACGCGCTGCTCGACCTGATTGTCGTCAACGACTCGACGCCGAAGCTGCTCTACATCAACAAAGGCGATGGCAAGTTCGAAGAGACCGGTTACCCGTCGGGCGTTGCCTTGAGCGAGAACGGGCGCGAGCAGGCCGGCATGGGGCTGGGCATTGGCGATTATGATAATGATGGGCTGCTCGATTTCTACATCACCAACTTCTCGGACGATTACAACACGGTGCTGCACAATGATGGCGAGGGCTATTTCAGCGACGTGTCGTTTCAGGCCGGGCAGGGCGACCTGACGCTGCCGTTTCTCGGCTGGGGCGCGAGCTTCATCGATTACGATAACGATGGCTGGAAAGACGTGCTCATCGCCAACGGCCACGTCTACCCCGGCGTCGACAATTACCAGTGGGGCACGAGCTACGCCGAGCAGCCATTGCTGTTTCGCAACCTGAAGTCCGGCAAGTTCGAGCGCGTCGCGGCGGCGCCGGCAAGCGGCCTGGCTGTCGCGATACCTGCGCGCGGGCTGGCCATAGGCGACCTCGACGGCGATGGTTTGATGGATGCCGTATTCAATAACATAGACGCGCCGCCGACCGTGCTGCGCAATGTGGCGAAGACCGCGGGCCACTGGGTGACGTTGAAGCTGGTTGGCGATCCGGCAAAGAAGAGTCCGCGAGATGCGACCGGCGCGGTTGCCTATGTGACGACCGGCAAACTGCGGCAGCGGCAGGATGTGATCAGCGGCGCGGGCTACGCTTCGCAGAACGATCAGCGATTGCATTTCGGATTGGGCGCGGCGACGAAGATCGATAAGCTAGAGATCAAGTGGCCCGGCGGCGCGGCCGAAACCGTGACCCTGCCGGGTTGCGACCGCGTCTTCACCGTCGTCGAAGGTAAAGGCGTGGTGAGCAAATAGTCTGTCAATTTACACATCATGCCGATGGGGGATGAAAGCAATGAATGCGAGTGAAGCGAACAAGCGGGTCGTGCTTCAGTACGTCGAAGCATTCAACCGCGGCGACCTCGACGCGCTCAGGCAGTTGTTCACCGCGGACGCCGTCGTCCAGGGCGTGCTGGGATGGGGCAAGCTCGATGAGGTCATGCCGATCTGGAAAGAACTGCATGAAGCCTTTGCCATCGAGATGACCGTTGACGCAATGGTCGCCGAGGGCGACGCCGTGGCGGTGCGCTACACCGAGCGCGGCAAGTTCGTCGGGCCGTTCCGCGGCAGTGAGCCCACGGGCAAGCCGTATGAGCTGGTGGCGATGGAGTGGTTCATCTTACAGGACGGCAAGATTCACCGGCGCTGGGGCGCGAGGGATTCGGCGTCGCAAGCGCGGCAGATCGGGCTGATGCCAGGCGCGGCCAAGTAACGGCTGCTGATAGCTTAACCGATACGCAAACCGAAGAGGCGACCATGAGCATTGAGCAAAACAAGCAGGTAGCGCGCACATTCTTTGACCGTTTAAGCGCGGGCGACATTAGCGGCGCTCTCGACATGATGACCGACGACGCCACCTGGTGGATTGCCGGCAAAGCCGAACAGTTAGCGGCGGCAGGCGACCACAGCAAAGAGCAGATGGCTCGCCTCTTCGACAACATGATCGGCCAGTTGCCGAACGGGTTGAAGATGACGGTCAAGAGTCTGACCGCCGAAGACGACCGGGTGGCCCTGGAAGTGGAATCCAACGGCGAGCTGCGCAATGGGCGAGTTTACAATCAGGAATACCACTTCGCGATAACGATGCGTGACGGCAAGATCAGCGGCGTCAGAGAGTATCTCGACACGCAGCACGTTTTCGCGACCTGGTTTCAGCGATAGCCATGAGTGGAAGGGGCAAGGAGAGCCTGCCGCCGGGTGTCAGAATCCGGCACGAATTGCAGCCGGGCGACATCGGCTACCTGACCTATTTGCATGGCACGCTCTACGCCACAGAGCAGGGTTGGGATTACACGTTTGAAGCCTATGTGGCCGGGCCGCTTGCCGAGTTTGCCCGCTCGCCAAAGCCGCGCGAGCGAATCTGGATCGTTGATAGAGCCGGGCAGGTCGCCGGCTCTATCGCTATCGTCGAAGCGTCTGCCGCGGTGGCACAGTTGCGCTGGCTGTTGCTGCATCCTGAGCTGCGCGGTTACGGGCTCGGCAGGATGCTCGTAGAAGACGCCATCGGCTTTTGCCGAGAGAACGGTTACGCGTCGGTTTTTCTCTGGACAGTCGATACGCTCAAGGACGCGGCACGTCTCTACATCGCAACAGGATTTCGGTTGACGCAGGAAGAGACGCACGAGCTGTGGGGCGGCCGCATCACCGAGCAGCGCTACGAGCTGAGTCTTTGACGCGCCCTGAAGCCATCCTTCGCGAGTGGGCTTAAAACACAAAGGCCGCCGGTCAATCGAGCCGGCGGCCTCTTTCATTAAGCGCTGACAGCAGCCTGCTCGGCGGGTTTGCGCCGCTTGACCAAGGCCGTGATGCTGCCAGTCAACGAGCCACTCAGCACCGCCATGCCGATCCACACCGTAAGTTGTGGCAGCAACGCCAGCCAGAGGAACTTCGGCCCGAACTGCTGCAACTCCGCGGGGGATTCGGGCGGCACCGCGTCGTAATGTGTGCCCCAGTTGCCGCGCATCGCAAAGTACATCAGGATGGCGACGGGGATGCGCGCCGCGAGCGCGTAAGCAAACAAAGTCTTGCACAGCGCCGGCCAGCCCGGATAGGCAATCGCTGCCGCGATGAGGAACATGACGCAAGCTGCCAACAACCGGCTGTAGAAGCTCGGGTTGAGACTTGACCAGAGCATGGCGCCGCCGATGCCGACCGCCGCGCCGACCAGCACATGAAGAAAAGCGCGCAAAGGGCTCGCCGGGCCTTCGCCGGCCTGAATCAGCTTGATCGCGAAGTAGATGCCGAAGACGAGCGGCAGCCAGCTAATGCCGATCAGCGCGCCGGGGCCGCCGGGATCGGGATTGAACAACGCGCGCGGCCAGTGTTGCAGCTCGCCGACCAACCTGAGCAAGGTCACGGCCAGCGTAATCACCGCCGGAATTAAGATCAGCTTGCCTGTGCTTATCGAGGGGCCTTTTGACATAGATGCTCTCCTTTAGATTGGCGAGGCGCGTCCCGCCTGATGACGTTCGGGCAACGCGCCTCGAAAATTAACTGGTTGCCTTGAGCGCCGGATCATTGAAAGCACGATTTACGACTAGCAGTTCATCCTATATCACAACTGCTGATCGTAAACAATCAACCTGACAATTTTGGATTTTAGATTTTGGATTGCCGGAGATGGGACTCATCCGAGAAACCAGACTTGTTCCCTTAATCCAAAATCCAAAATCCAAAAGGTGGTTGCTTGCGCCGTGAAACAGGCGGGTGGTACATTTGATTTTACTTTTACGGGGCCGACGGCAGGGCCATCAGGTTTCATCGGATTGATTCATTTGGAGGGTGCGAACTCATGAATGCGAAACGCAGGGCGAAGATCACCGCGCTTGGCCGTTATGTGCCGCCGAAGGTCGTCACCAACTACGATCTCGCAAAACGTGTAGACACCAACCACGACTGGATCGTCGAGCGCACGGGCATCATCGAACGTCATATGGTCGAGCCGGGGACGCCGACTTCGGAGCTGGCGGCGCAGGCGGTCGGCGACCTGCTCAGGCGGCGCGGCATCGAAGCCAACGAAATCGAGTTGATCATCGTCGCCACCGTGACGCCGGATATGCTGTTTCCGGCAACCGCCTGCCGCGTGCAAGATAAAATTCACGCGAAACGCGCCTGGGGCTTTGACCTGTCGGGCGCCTGTTCAGGCTTCCTCTACGCGCTGACCGTCGGCGCGCAGTTCATCGAGAGCGGCGCGCACGACAAAGTAGTCGTCATCGGCGCTGACGTGATGTCGAGCATCATCAACTTTGAAGACCGCTCGACCTGCGTGCTGTTCGGCGACGGGGCCGGCGCCGTGCTGCTAGAGCCGAGCGAGGACGAAAGCGTCGGCATCCTCAGTTACGCGCACGAGATTGATGGGTCGGGCGGTCAGTTCCTTTATATGCCCGCCGGCGGCAGCCTCAACCCGGCGTCGCACGAAACGGTTGATAAGAAGATGCATTACGTCCACCAGGAAGGCCAGCCGGTTTTCAAATACGCCGTGCGCAAGATGGGCGAGATCAGCCGCACCGTGCTTGAGCGCAATGGCATGACGGGCGACGACGTTGACCTGTTCATCGCCCACCAGGCAAACATGCGGATCATTAGCAGCGCCGCCGACAAGCTCGGGCTTGATGAATCAAAGGTGGTCAAGAACATTCACAAGTTCGGCAATACGACGGCGGCGACAATCCCACTGGCGACCGGCGATGCGATTGACGATGGCCGCTTGCAGAAAGGCAAGCTGGTGGTCTATGCCGCGGTCGGCGCGGGCTACACGGTCGGCGCGGTGCTGATGCGCTGGGCTTATTGATCGAAACGGGTGGTTAACGATGAACGGCGCGGCTTCGGAATCATTCCGAAGCCGCGCCGTTTCGCATGCTCATGACCCGGCGAAAGATGGCGCTCGGATTAATAGCCGCTCGCGGTCTGGCCGTTCGTCGTCACCGCGCCGCCGGCGGCTTCCTGAACAATCTTGACGCCGACGCTCGCACCGATGCGGGTCGCGCCGGCGCGGATCATCTCCTGCGCCTGCTGCAAGTCTTTCACGCCGCCCGATGCTTTAACGCCCATGCCGCCGCCGACAACCCGGCGCATCAGGGCGACATCCGCAGCGGTCGCGCCGCCTTTGCTGAAGCCCGTCGAGGTCTTCACGAAATCGGCGCCCGCCTGCTTGGCCAGCATACAGGCGCGCACCTTCTCTTCATCGGTGAGCAGCGCCGTTTCGAGGATGACTTTGCAGACATAATCGTACTCGTGCGCAACGTCGACGACGCTGGCGATGTCACGCAGCACGAGCGTGTCGTCGCCGGACTTCAACGCGCCGAGGTTGATGACCATGTCGAGCTCTGTGGCGCCATCAAATAAAGCGCGGCGCGCTTCGTAAGCTTTCACGTCCAATGTGTTTGAGCCAAGCGGAAAGCCGATCACTGTGCATGTCTTGACGCCGCTGCCGCGCAGCGCGCAGGCGGCCTCGCGCACCCACATCGGATTGATGCAGACGGAAGCGAAGCCATAGCGGGCGCCCTCTTCGCAGAGCTTGATGATCTCGTCGCGCGTCGCGTCGGGCCGCAGCAGTGTGTGGTCAATGTAGCGAGCAACGCTGCGCGCCGCCTCGCTCTCCAGGCCGGAAAGCCCGAGGCGCTCCACCCCGCTATCGATCAGCGAGTGCATGCGGTCGGGGCATTTGACGAAACATTCGTCGTGATAGACGGCGCACTCGGCGGCGCTGCCGGCGCCGAGCCGCGATAGGATCACGTCGGTGATTTGTGACACCAGGGCTTCGATATTCGCGTCGTCCTGCATATCAATTGCCTTTCGCCGCCTGACGGCGGGCCACAGCGCGATGCTTTAGCTCGTCGAGCAATTCGTAAGGCACCGCCAGGTCGCCTGTGCCGCGCACTAAACGGATGTCGGGCTTATAGGTGCCATGATAATCGCT
The Blastocatellia bacterium DNA segment above includes these coding regions:
- a CDS encoding ester cyclase, yielding MNASEANKRVVLQYVEAFNRGDLDALRQLFTADAVVQGVLGWGKLDEVMPIWKELHEAFAIEMTVDAMVAEGDAVAVRYTERGKFVGPFRGSEPTGKPYELVAMEWFILQDGKIHRRWGARDSASQARQIGLMPGAAK
- a CDS encoding alpha-amylase family glycosyl hydrolase, which produces MKPGKRFIESACLIAALLLMGSAALAQGPPEVLKVEPPGWWPRHSINPVRVMIRGRNLAGATVTAQGAGLRVIGPIKVNERGTYLFVDVSIAPTAQPGARRLRITTPTGSSDAPFELLVPLARQGRFQGLTADDVLYLIMPDRFSNGDPSNDDPPKSKGLFDRGKGRSYHGGDLRGLINRLPYLKELGVTALWLNPWYDNTDRPDEKEVYDGQTTTGYHGYGAIDFYGVDEHLGDLATLKELVDKAHALGIKVVQDQVANHTGPYHPWVKDTPTPTWYNGTEDRHIDETWQTWALKDPHATPNVTRAVLDGWFINILPDLNQNDPEARRYLIQNTLWWAGVSGLDAIRQDTLPYVPRDFWRDWMAAIKREYPRMNVIGETFDGDPAQVAFFQGGRKQWDGVDSGIDTEFDFPVFYAIRDVFIRNQAMIKLAEVLAHDHLYANADLLVPFLGLHDVARFMGEKGATREGLMLAQTYLMTTRGIPLIYYGDEVALAGGNDPDNRRDFPGGWPGDHHNAFTNEGRTKDERQVFDHLRRLIALRRELAPLRHGKLLTLGVDDSSYAFARVTTTEAVIVVINNGKQEKTVELDTTPIKVRPGVSMVDRLDAAREIRLQGTMLRVVLPARSASVITMK
- a CDS encoding CRTAC1 family protein, giving the protein MHQRNRPRACRVRALAILGLALTVALPQAFVAQTPQKQEKQAGGMGGVTTGEARTYATRRTVGITDAKAPVVFEDVTAKTALARFKHRSGSAEKNYIIDAVSGGVAIFDYDNDGLPDIYLLNGSTFEALRGKAPAPRAALYHNLGNWKFEDVTDKAGVANERWGMGVAVGDYDNDGWPDMYVGNFGVSRLYHNNGNGTFTDVAEKLGVARKGWSTGASFGDYDGDGRLDLFVPGYLEFDIDNLPPSPDEVGKPSGVAKTFCQFRGVPVMCGPRGLKGEPDTLYHQKADGRFEDVSLRAGVNDPERFYGFSSAFAHINEDALLDLIVVNDSTPKLLYINKGDGKFEETGYPSGVALSENGREQAGMGLGIGDYDNDGLLDFYITNFSDDYNTVLHNDGEGYFSDVSFQAGQGDLTLPFLGWGASFIDYDNDGWKDVLIANGHVYPGVDNYQWGTSYAEQPLLFRNLKSGKFERVAAAPASGLAVAIPARGLAIGDLDGDGLMDAVFNNIDAPPTVLRNVAKTAGHWVTLKLVGDPAKKSPRDATGAVAYVTTGKLRQRQDVISGAGYASQNDQRLHFGLGAATKIDKLEIKWPGGAAETVTLPGCDRVFTVVEGKGVVSK
- a CDS encoding CRTAC1 family protein codes for the protein MKQWLTTILIGALMVSCAVAVPAQQSQQPAAGRSYAAGEVKPPKAAAPAAASPVTFDNISGAANITFKQAGSPTAIKYLPESMGAGIALLDYDNDGRLDIFFTNGARLAEPMPRGGSPDKRDPKYWDRLYHQKADGTFEDMTERAGLRGEGYTMGAAAADYDNDGWVDLYVTAYGANRLYHNNHDGTFTDVTKKTGTAGSGWSTSAAWVDYDRDGRLDLFVARYLDWDFERGALVCGDARPELRAYCHPDNFKGTTNLLFHQKPDGSFEEVSRAAKIADPAGKALGVAIADIDNDGWPDIIVANDSVRQSLYHNRGDGTFTDIALAAGIGYDEDGKTFAGMGVDAADYDEDGFVDIFITALSNQTYAIYHNLGDRTFSYDTNLSGVGQATQLYSGWGTRFVDIDNDGWRDLFVAQGHVVDTIERTNSYLKYKQPLLLLRNTGKQFVTVSPSAGAVFNTALAARGAAVGDLNNDGQPDIVVGVLNDAPAVLRNRGTKNHWLGLELVGTKSNRSAIGARVIVTDMANRKRLFDVSTAGSYLSSNDPRIIVGLGAAMGVRSVEIRWPSRQVQTIDNPAVDRYLRINEK
- a CDS encoding GNAT family N-acetyltransferase, with amino-acid sequence MSGRGKESLPPGVRIRHELQPGDIGYLTYLHGTLYATEQGWDYTFEAYVAGPLAEFARSPKPRERIWIVDRAGQVAGSIAIVEASAAVAQLRWLLLHPELRGYGLGRMLVEDAIGFCRENGYASVFLWTVDTLKDAARLYIATGFRLTQEETHELWGGRITEQRYELSL
- a CDS encoding MFS transporter, producing MNKPRLSFWQIWNMSFGFLGIQFGWALQLGNMSAIYERLGAKPEDIPILWLAAPLTGLIVQPIIGSMSDRTWNRMGRRRPYFLAGAILASVALFIMPTSSSLWMAAGLLWILDASINISMEPFRAFVADKLNTAQRTAGFVMQSFFIGLGATFAGWLPLLFAKYGVTASTASGIPLTVKYAFQLGAVAFLIAVIYTVVTSKEYPPEDLEAFERHKHEKKGIAAGFNEIMEAIRDMPQTMKQLAVVQLFTWLGLFCMWLFYVPAVARRVFGATDPKSDLYTQGVEWGNFTFSFYSITCFAIAFALPWLASKLSRKLTHALCLICGSAGLLSVFVIQNKYLLIGSMIGVGIAWASILSMPYAILSGALPAARMGVYMGVFNFFIVLPEIFQALTFGWIIRHVFGEGNPNSPLYMVFVGGCSLLLAALLVTRVKDVADHAVPESLIIEADAHEPLSVPESAQPVPSPGLVDEK
- a CDS encoding nuclear transport factor 2 family protein, which gives rise to MSIEQNKQVARTFFDRLSAGDISGALDMMTDDATWWIAGKAEQLAAAGDHSKEQMARLFDNMIGQLPNGLKMTVKSLTAEDDRVALEVESNGELRNGRVYNQEYHFAITMRDGKISGVREYLDTQHVFATWFQR